In one window of Lacticaseibacillus casei DSM 20011 = JCM 1134 = ATCC 393 DNA:
- the pyk gene encoding pyruvate kinase, with protein MKKTKIVSTLGPASNTTDIIVKLIEAGANVFRFNFSHGDHEEHLARMKMVHEAEKITGKTVGIMLDTKGAEIRTTLEDTPDGTIEFHTGDKVRISMDASLKGTKEKVAVTYPGLYDDTHVGGHVLFDDGLIDMKITEKDEKNRELVTVVQNDGVLGGKKGVNAPGVAINLPGITEKDSNDIRFGLDHGINFIAASFVRKPQDVLDIRELLEEKNALNVQIFPKIESQEGIDNIDDILKVSDGLMVARGDMGVEIPFEHVPIVQKRLIKKCNALGKPVITATQMLDSMQENPRPTRAEVNDVANAVFDGTDATMLSGESANGDYPVESVAAMARIDEYTEAAMMDQDAFALKEYSNKNITEAVGQSVAHTARNLGVKTIVAATQSGYTARMISKYRPKADILAITFNEKTQRGLMVNWGVYPIIADKPANTDAMFDLATKKAQDLGFAKEGDLILITAGVPVGESGTTNVMKVQLIGSKLVQGSGVGDESTIGKAVIASNAQEAAAKMQKGDILVVKTTDKDYLPAIEKAAALVVETGGLTSHAAVVGIAMGIPVVVGAENATSVISDGQIITVDSRRGIVYKGATNAL; from the coding sequence ATGAAAAAAACCAAGATCGTCAGCACACTTGGACCTGCTAGTAACACCACTGACATCATCGTTAAGTTGATCGAAGCGGGCGCCAACGTTTTCCGTTTCAACTTTTCCCATGGTGATCACGAAGAGCACTTGGCACGGATGAAGATGGTTCACGAGGCTGAAAAGATCACGGGTAAGACCGTTGGTATCATGCTTGATACGAAAGGTGCCGAAATTCGGACCACGCTTGAGGATACCCCAGATGGCACGATCGAATTCCACACGGGTGATAAAGTTCGCATCTCCATGGATGCCAGTTTGAAGGGTACTAAGGAAAAGGTTGCTGTTACTTATCCTGGTCTTTACGATGATACACATGTTGGCGGCCACGTTTTGTTCGATGATGGCTTGATCGACATGAAGATCACCGAAAAAGACGAGAAGAACCGCGAGCTTGTCACTGTTGTTCAAAACGACGGTGTTCTTGGCGGTAAGAAAGGTGTCAATGCTCCAGGCGTTGCCATCAATTTACCTGGTATCACTGAAAAAGACTCCAATGATATTCGTTTCGGTTTGGATCACGGGATCAACTTCATTGCTGCATCCTTTGTTCGTAAGCCTCAGGATGTTTTGGACATTCGTGAACTCCTTGAAGAAAAGAACGCGCTTAATGTTCAGATCTTCCCTAAGATTGAATCTCAAGAAGGTATCGACAACATCGATGACATCTTGAAGGTTTCTGACGGTTTGATGGTTGCTCGTGGCGACATGGGTGTTGAAATTCCATTTGAACATGTTCCGATCGTTCAAAAGCGGTTGATCAAGAAGTGCAATGCTTTGGGCAAGCCGGTTATTACCGCTACTCAAATGCTTGACTCCATGCAGGAAAACCCTCGCCCTACCCGTGCGGAAGTAAACGACGTTGCGAACGCTGTTTTTGATGGTACGGATGCAACGATGCTTTCCGGTGAATCTGCTAATGGTGATTATCCGGTTGAATCTGTTGCTGCAATGGCCCGGATCGACGAATATACCGAAGCAGCGATGATGGATCAAGATGCATTTGCCTTGAAGGAATACAGCAACAAGAACATTACCGAAGCTGTTGGCCAAAGTGTTGCACACACGGCTCGTAACCTCGGCGTCAAGACAATTGTTGCTGCAACCCAATCCGGTTACACTGCACGGATGATTTCCAAGTATCGTCCGAAGGCTGACATTCTTGCCATTACCTTCAACGAGAAGACCCAACGTGGTTTGATGGTTAACTGGGGGGTTTACCCAATCATTGCCGACAAGCCTGCTAATACCGATGCCATGTTCGACTTGGCAACCAAGAAGGCTCAAGACCTTGGCTTTGCTAAGGAAGGCGATCTGATTCTGATCACTGCCGGTGTTCCTGTTGGTGAATCTGGCACAACCAACGTGATGAAGGTTCAACTTATCGGCTCCAAGCTGGTTCAAGGCTCAGGTGTCGGTGACGAATCCACGATTGGTAAAGCGGTCATTGCAAGCAATGCGCAAGAAGCTGCTGCTAAGATGCAAAAGGGTGATATTCTGGTTGTTAAGACAACCGACAAGGATTACCTGCCAGCAATCGAAAAAGCGGCTGCCTTGGTTGTTGAAACTGGCGGCTTGACCAGTCACGCTGCTGTTGTCGGCATCGCCATGGGCATTCCGGTTGTTGTTGGTGCTGAAAATGCTACCAGCGTTATCTCTGACGGCCAGATCATTACCGTTGATTCTCGTCGGGGGATTGTTTATAAAGGTGCTACCAACGCCCTTTAA
- a CDS encoding DUF441 domain-containing protein, whose amino-acid sequence MESWLFLLAILIIALVGKNKSLVIGVAVVMVLKLLPQTQHLMKLLQSQGINWGVTVISAAIMVPIATGEIGLKELLHVIKSPAGWIAIGCGVLVAVLSAKGVGLLAMSPEMTVALVFGTILGVVFLKGIAAGPVIASGITYVILIAFNILPGR is encoded by the coding sequence GTGGAAAGTTGGTTATTTTTACTGGCCATTTTGATCATTGCGTTAGTCGGCAAAAATAAGAGCCTCGTGATCGGCGTTGCTGTCGTGATGGTGCTGAAATTACTACCGCAAACACAGCATTTGATGAAATTGTTGCAGAGTCAAGGCATTAATTGGGGTGTCACCGTCATCTCGGCTGCGATTATGGTGCCGATTGCGACAGGTGAAATCGGCTTGAAAGAGTTATTGCATGTGATCAAGAGTCCGGCTGGCTGGATTGCCATTGGTTGCGGCGTTTTAGTGGCGGTGCTGTCTGCCAAAGGTGTCGGTCTGCTAGCCATGAGTCCGGAAATGACAGTTGCTTTGGTTTTTGGCACGATTTTAGGGGTTGTGTTCTTAAAAGGCATCGCTGCCGGTCCGGTGATTGCTAGTGGCATTACTTATGTTATTTTGATAGCGTTCAACATACTGCCTGGACGGTAA
- a CDS encoding CvfB family protein: MKFNGQIVTAHVTDHNEKEVFAQYDGVTLAIDRKELAALPEIGSELEGFAYENKHGEARLTTKLPKVGRDHYAFAPVVEVRRDLGAFVDIGLPDKDIVVSEDQLPELNRLWPQRGDRLMIDLTTDKKDRLWGNLADETIIRAVANRAKPDQMNADVTATAYRLKMAGTRVLTDDFYLGFIHPSQRDVEPRLGQVLHARVIGVSDQGELNLSLKPRAYQAIGNDAAMILAVLQHDPAGKIAYTDKSDPDAIKQVFGISKGAFKRALGHLLKAGLIKEEAGYTILLKTNGNASQE; encoded by the coding sequence ATGAAATTCAATGGCCAAATCGTCACCGCACACGTGACGGATCACAATGAAAAAGAAGTATTCGCTCAGTACGATGGCGTTACCTTGGCAATCGATCGTAAGGAATTAGCAGCTTTGCCTGAGATCGGCAGTGAACTTGAAGGTTTTGCTTATGAGAACAAGCATGGTGAAGCCCGGTTAACAACTAAATTACCTAAGGTGGGCCGCGATCACTACGCATTTGCACCGGTTGTTGAAGTACGCCGCGATTTAGGGGCCTTTGTTGATATTGGCTTACCGGATAAAGATATCGTGGTGAGTGAGGATCAACTGCCTGAGCTCAATCGACTTTGGCCTCAACGCGGAGATCGGCTGATGATTGATTTGACAACCGATAAAAAAGACCGGTTGTGGGGCAATCTCGCCGACGAAACGATTATTCGGGCAGTGGCCAATCGTGCCAAACCTGACCAAATGAATGCTGATGTGACCGCAACGGCTTATCGCCTGAAAATGGCAGGCACCCGGGTGTTGACAGATGACTTTTACCTTGGTTTTATTCATCCAAGTCAACGTGATGTTGAGCCGCGACTGGGTCAGGTGCTCCATGCCCGCGTGATTGGTGTCAGTGATCAAGGCGAACTGAATCTTTCGTTAAAACCACGGGCATACCAGGCGATTGGCAACGATGCGGCGATGATTTTGGCAGTCTTGCAACATGATCCTGCTGGCAAGATCGCCTATACCGACAAAAGCGATCCAGATGCGATTAAACAGGTCTTTGGCATTAGTAAAGGCGCGTTTAAGCGGGCATTAGGTCACTTATTGAAAGCCGGATTGATTAAAGAAGAAGCAGGTTATACGATTTTGTTAAAGACAAACGGTAACGCATCTCAGGAGTAA
- the xerD gene encoding site-specific tyrosine recombinase XerD, with the protein MHGLIADFIHYLDVERGLASTTQISYQQDLMSFQAWLTSQKRTTFPEDFVVIQAFLKKQNDTKAPASVSRMISALRKFYRFLLREGAVKTDPMTKIDTPKKAQHLPATLSGPEIDALMAKPDITKPLGLRDRAIFELMYATGLRVSELIELRMDQLHLAMNLLQVTGKGDKERLVPISPQATEWVNRYLRDARPRLIKQHQPKAVFVNFHGHALTRQAIWKNLKAYIASVGIQKDVTPHTLRHSFATRLLENGADLRVVQELLGHGDISTTQIYTHLSNQHLVAVYHKTHPRG; encoded by the coding sequence ATGCACGGGTTGATTGCAGATTTTATTCATTATTTAGATGTTGAGCGAGGCTTGGCGTCCACGACGCAAATAAGCTATCAACAGGACTTAATGAGCTTTCAGGCGTGGCTGACCTCGCAAAAACGGACCACCTTTCCGGAAGACTTTGTTGTTATTCAGGCATTTTTGAAAAAACAAAACGATACGAAAGCGCCTGCGTCAGTCAGTCGCATGATCTCGGCGCTGCGGAAATTTTACCGATTTTTGCTGCGCGAAGGGGCCGTTAAAACCGACCCGATGACCAAAATCGATACCCCCAAAAAGGCGCAACACTTACCGGCAACGTTGTCAGGCCCAGAAATCGACGCGCTTATGGCCAAACCGGATATTACGAAACCACTTGGCCTGCGTGATCGCGCCATTTTTGAATTGATGTATGCGACCGGGTTGCGCGTGTCGGAACTCATCGAGTTACGCATGGATCAACTGCATTTAGCCATGAACTTGTTGCAGGTGACCGGGAAAGGTGACAAGGAGCGGCTCGTGCCAATCAGTCCCCAGGCAACAGAGTGGGTTAATCGATATTTGCGTGATGCGCGGCCACGGTTGATTAAGCAGCACCAACCTAAAGCTGTTTTCGTCAATTTTCATGGACATGCGCTCACCCGGCAGGCAATTTGGAAGAATTTAAAAGCCTATATTGCCAGTGTCGGCATTCAAAAAGATGTCACCCCGCATACGCTGCGGCACAGTTTTGCAACGCGACTGCTTGAAAACGGGGCAGATTTACGGGTTGTTCAGGAATTATTGGGACATGGTGACATTAGTACGACGCAGATTTACACGCATCTTAGTAATCAGCATTTGGTTGCGGTCTACCATAAAACGCATCCGCGTGGTTAA
- a CDS encoding segregation and condensation protein A, producing MALTLVLNDFSGPLDLLWHLIRTNEVDIYDIPIAEITTQYLDYLHQMQDLALDVAGDYFVMAANLMVLKSRLLLPQPEPETTEPEEPTDPRADLVAQLLTYQVYQEAAKDLKHREAKRAQSFAKPTTLPDEKMAVPLAPGTVKLIDLQAAMARVMKAQQAARQTIAHIETEPVSVEKRIGEVLKTLQKDGQCLFADLLAVHSVEQVVTTFLALLELMKSDQVICEQDAPFDPITVTLKEAA from the coding sequence ATGGCACTGACACTCGTGCTGAATGATTTCTCCGGACCGTTGGATTTGCTGTGGCATTTGATTCGGACAAACGAAGTGGATATTTACGATATTCCGATCGCCGAGATTACCACCCAGTACCTTGATTACCTGCACCAGATGCAGGATCTGGCGCTGGATGTAGCCGGCGATTATTTTGTCATGGCCGCTAATTTAATGGTTTTAAAAAGCCGGCTTTTGTTGCCGCAACCGGAACCGGAAACCACTGAGCCGGAGGAGCCAACCGATCCGCGGGCAGATTTAGTGGCCCAACTGTTGACTTATCAGGTTTACCAAGAAGCAGCCAAAGATTTAAAGCACCGGGAAGCTAAGCGGGCACAATCCTTTGCCAAGCCGACGACATTACCAGACGAGAAAATGGCTGTGCCGCTCGCTCCGGGAACCGTCAAATTGATTGACCTGCAAGCTGCAATGGCTCGGGTGATGAAGGCGCAACAGGCGGCCCGCCAGACGATTGCCCATATTGAAACCGAGCCGGTGTCGGTCGAAAAACGCATTGGAGAAGTTCTGAAGACGTTACAAAAAGACGGCCAGTGTCTTTTTGCTGATTTATTGGCGGTTCATTCGGTTGAGCAAGTGGTTACGACCTTTTTGGCTTTGTTGGAACTGATGAAAAGTGATCAGGTGATTTGCGAACAAGATGCGCCGTTTGATCCGATCACGGTGACGCTGAAGGAGGCCGCTTAA
- the scpB gene encoding SMC-Scp complex subunit ScpB, with protein MEPVLEAILYTAGESGVTLGELAGILEISESAMRQQLEAYQQKLAADEQRGLQVQQFADRYYLLTKPAFAAAIKKYFAGPPAAGLSQAALEVLAIIAYQQPITRIEIDEIRGVQSSGALTTLASRQLIKEAGRKEAPGRPILYATTQFFLDYFGLNRLADLPPLADAPEDTGEVDLFTAFRDDGQSQQAEDDKKMEQNQQDDNQN; from the coding sequence ATGGAGCCGGTATTAGAAGCTATTCTGTATACAGCAGGTGAAAGCGGCGTGACCCTAGGCGAACTTGCCGGGATTTTGGAAATCAGCGAAAGTGCGATGCGCCAACAGCTAGAGGCATATCAGCAAAAGCTGGCCGCCGACGAGCAGCGCGGCTTACAGGTTCAACAATTTGCTGACCGCTACTACTTGTTAACCAAACCGGCCTTTGCCGCTGCTATCAAAAAGTATTTTGCCGGTCCGCCTGCTGCTGGTTTGTCACAGGCAGCGCTGGAAGTTTTAGCCATCATTGCTTATCAGCAACCGATTACGCGAATCGAAATTGACGAAATTCGGGGCGTTCAAAGTTCCGGTGCGCTGACAACATTAGCATCCCGGCAACTGATTAAAGAAGCCGGCCGTAAAGAAGCGCCGGGACGGCCGATTCTGTATGCGACCACCCAGTTTTTCCTTGATTACTTTGGCCTCAATCGGTTGGCTGATCTGCCGCCATTGGCCGATGCACCTGAAGATACCGGTGAAGTCGATCTTTTTACAGCATTTCGTGATGATGGTCAGTCCCAACAGGCTGAAGACGATAAGAAAATGGAGCAAAACCAACAAGATGACAACCAAAACTGA
- a CDS encoding pseudouridine synthase, producing the protein MTTKTERLQKVIANAGIASRRHAETLIASGHVKVNGQVTTEMGIKVGPHDDVEVDGVPIGKEAKRYFLFYKPRGVISAVEDNKGRKVVTDYFEDIRERLYPVGRLDYDTSGLLVMTNDGELANHLMHPRYALEKKYVAKVEGIPNRPALAPLKAGVVIDGKMTAPAKFEILSTDKAKKTAIVALTIHQGMNHQVKKMFKTVGFPVIKLSREAYGNLTLAGLQPGEHREIKPQELHDLRQLTGDQDEKH; encoded by the coding sequence ATGACAACCAAAACTGAACGATTGCAAAAAGTCATTGCCAATGCCGGCATCGCCTCACGCCGTCATGCAGAGACGCTCATTGCCTCGGGACATGTGAAAGTCAATGGCCAAGTGACCACTGAAATGGGCATTAAAGTCGGTCCGCATGATGACGTTGAAGTAGATGGTGTTCCAATTGGCAAAGAAGCTAAACGGTATTTTCTGTTTTATAAACCGCGTGGCGTGATTAGCGCGGTCGAGGACAACAAAGGCCGGAAAGTCGTCACTGATTATTTTGAAGATATTCGCGAACGACTTTACCCGGTTGGCCGTCTAGACTATGACACCAGCGGTTTGTTAGTGATGACTAATGATGGCGAGTTAGCCAACCACCTCATGCATCCGCGCTATGCACTCGAGAAAAAGTATGTCGCCAAAGTGGAAGGCATTCCGAATCGACCTGCCTTAGCGCCGCTTAAAGCCGGGGTGGTCATTGACGGTAAAATGACGGCACCAGCAAAATTCGAGATTCTGTCGACAGATAAGGCAAAGAAAACAGCGATTGTGGCGCTCACCATTCATCAAGGCATGAATCATCAGGTGAAGAAGATGTTTAAAACGGTTGGTTTCCCGGTGATCAAGCTGTCCCGTGAAGCTTATGGCAACCTGACTCTTGCCGGTTTGCAGCCGGGAGAACACCGTGAGATTAAACCGCAGGAGTTGCATGATTTACGGCAACTTACCGGTGATCAGGACGAAAAACATTAA
- a CDS encoding ECF transporter S component — protein MASRSKVHRLVGIALLAAIGYVLMMFSFPIIPAFPFLKLDLSDLVVLLGGLLYGPVGGIGVAFIRSLVHFALTGGGVVNLIGDLAAFIASVGFLLPVVYTVRGKHSLWRQVEGLVLGTLSLTFVMSILNWLVITPMYMAVFNFNLGMSLTRYVLIGVVPFNLIKGVVISVAFFAIAKALAPWLARQEMQMSH, from the coding sequence ATGGCAAGTCGTTCTAAAGTTCATCGTTTGGTGGGTATCGCACTTTTAGCGGCGATCGGTTACGTATTGATGATGTTCTCGTTTCCTATTATTCCGGCGTTTCCATTCTTGAAGTTGGATTTATCTGACTTGGTTGTGTTGCTAGGAGGGCTGCTTTATGGACCGGTTGGCGGCATCGGTGTTGCCTTTATTCGGAGTCTGGTCCATTTTGCCTTGACCGGAGGCGGCGTTGTGAACCTCATCGGCGATTTGGCAGCCTTTATTGCCAGTGTTGGCTTCTTACTGCCGGTAGTTTACACCGTTCGCGGCAAGCACAGTTTATGGCGCCAAGTCGAAGGTCTTGTTTTAGGTACCCTAAGCCTTACTTTCGTGATGAGTATTCTGAACTGGCTGGTCATCACGCCGATGTACATGGCGGTCTTCAATTTCAACTTAGGCATGTCGCTAACCCGTTATGTGCTGATTGGCGTTGTGCCATTCAATCTGATTAAGGGTGTCGTGATTTCAGTCGCCTTCTTTGCGATTGCGAAGGCACTGGCACCTTGGCTTGCCCGTCAAGAAATGCAGATGAGCCACTAA
- a CDS encoding IS30 family transposase, protein MHEQDITRRQPGHHLSQMERGRIAELYATGTSKREIAAKIGVCHQTINNEIDRGTVKQAKRINGKLIYHTEYSPEAAQTRYETARLNCHRPDKFAATSHFLAWYVNQAKTEHWSPDAAVGAARRAKLFTPEEMVCTTTLYRYIDDQRLEIRNIDLVEKANRRTKQHKSTKHKRLAGRSIEERPKAVERRKQFGHWEMDTVVGKRNGRESVILSLIERKTRCQLLRLIDGRDSDSVEFALREIKLEWGDCLRTITADNGPEFSTLDKAFEDTDTDIFYAHSYTSCDRGSNEAHNRMIRRDYPKGESLDDVSPSQVLATQDRLNGLPRRKLDYRGPQECFETEVRRTRRSAQHVS, encoded by the coding sequence ATGCATGAACAGGATATCACACGTCGTCAACCAGGTCATCATTTGTCTCAAATGGAACGCGGTAGAATTGCAGAACTTTACGCCACCGGCACCTCCAAACGCGAAATTGCTGCCAAAATTGGCGTCTGCCATCAAACCATCAATAATGAGATTGACCGAGGGACTGTCAAGCAGGCTAAGCGCATTAATGGCAAACTGATCTATCATACGGAATATAGTCCTGAAGCTGCTCAGACGCGCTATGAGACCGCACGTCTGAATTGTCATAGGCCGGATAAATTCGCCGCTACAAGCCACTTCCTGGCCTGGTACGTTAATCAGGCCAAGACTGAACACTGGTCGCCTGATGCAGCCGTTGGCGCCGCACGGCGAGCCAAGCTATTCACCCCTGAGGAGATGGTGTGCACAACCACTTTATATCGCTACATCGATGATCAACGCTTAGAAATTCGGAACATCGATCTCGTGGAGAAGGCAAATCGGCGGACCAAGCAACACAAGAGCACTAAGCATAAGCGCCTAGCCGGCCGCAGTATTGAGGAGCGTCCTAAGGCTGTCGAACGCCGCAAGCAGTTCGGACATTGGGAGATGGATACCGTTGTCGGGAAACGCAATGGCCGTGAGAGCGTCATCCTTAGCCTGATTGAGCGGAAGACTCGTTGCCAACTTCTCCGACTGATCGACGGCCGAGACTCGGACTCTGTGGAGTTTGCGTTACGAGAAATCAAGCTTGAGTGGGGTGACTGTCTGCGCACGATTACCGCAGACAATGGCCCGGAGTTCTCGACTCTGGATAAGGCCTTTGAGGACACAGATACAGACATCTTCTACGCGCATTCATACACCTCATGCGATCGCGGCTCCAACGAGGCCCACAATCGCATGATTAGACGTGACTACCCAAAAGGCGAGTCGCTGGATGATGTTAGTCCCAGCCAGGTGCTGGCTACCCAAGACCGTCTTAACGGGCTTCCCCGGAGAAAGCTAGACTACCGTGGCCCCCAGGAGTGTTTTGAGACCGAAGTGCGCCGGACTCGGCGTTCAGCACAACACGTAAGCTAA
- a CDS encoding ferredoxin — MALYGRVERPECIACGLCQMLAPDLFDYDQAGIAYYKPDRNTGTKALDDQAKIHFRLAYKRCPTHAIKRSDHPFAADPYTPTKAE; from the coding sequence ATGGCTTTATATGGCAGAGTGGAACGACCTGAATGTATCGCGTGTGGTTTATGTCAGATGCTGGCGCCAGACTTATTTGACTACGATCAGGCAGGCATCGCCTATTATAAGCCTGATCGCAATACCGGCACAAAAGCGCTTGATGATCAGGCAAAGATTCACTTTCGTTTAGCGTATAAACGGTGCCCGACGCATGCAATCAAACGCAGCGACCATCCGTTTGCAGCCGATCCTTATACGCCAACCAAGGCAGAATAA
- a CDS encoding helix-turn-helix domain-containing protein, which produces MLPDLVIQFFNTQPRRERSVFGLLTGKQTISILYAALSHHQLQWLHLYPGLSKEAFLAAVAKLKAQKCLAATETGLVLTESGQKRRIQAAQKVSLSAYYQPWMRVDRFAPRFFLAVQVLSEASYHSQAYRPISTDWGTQQAVKRWYRQTRVQTAVDELTDLFERLPASLADELAANLIGHNYAGQRQPATLSAHFANVNALAALIQEIAAAKNQWYALWGGPQELVTRPAQATLKQVRLGVDLATVAAQSHRKMSTVKEHLLLAAIMGQDVSIARLIPPAVHHALDQVDQWQDHQTLLATIPDSEFFQIRLFQIFKLQGRWPRAAT; this is translated from the coding sequence TTGTTGCCGGACTTGGTGATTCAATTTTTTAATACCCAACCACGCCGCGAACGGTCGGTGTTTGGCCTGCTGACAGGCAAACAAACGATTTCTATCCTCTATGCGGCTTTGAGTCATCATCAGTTGCAATGGCTCCATCTTTATCCCGGATTATCGAAGGAGGCGTTTTTAGCCGCCGTGGCGAAGCTAAAAGCACAAAAATGTTTAGCGGCCACGGAAACCGGATTGGTGTTAACGGAAAGCGGCCAAAAGCGTCGGATTCAAGCAGCACAGAAGGTGTCACTATCTGCTTACTACCAACCATGGATGCGGGTTGACAGGTTCGCACCGCGCTTCTTTTTAGCAGTTCAGGTTTTATCCGAAGCCAGCTATCATTCGCAAGCTTACCGACCGATCAGTACTGATTGGGGAACCCAGCAGGCTGTGAAGCGCTGGTATCGACAAACGCGTGTTCAGACAGCGGTTGATGAATTAACCGATCTTTTTGAGCGATTACCGGCGTCGCTTGCTGATGAGCTCGCCGCCAACCTGATCGGGCACAATTACGCAGGTCAGCGCCAACCGGCAACATTATCGGCACATTTTGCCAATGTGAATGCGTTAGCTGCGTTGATTCAGGAAATTGCTGCAGCCAAGAATCAATGGTATGCCTTGTGGGGTGGACCGCAGGAGTTGGTGACGCGTCCGGCTCAAGCGACCTTGAAGCAAGTTCGGTTAGGCGTTGATTTGGCGACAGTTGCCGCACAAAGTCATCGCAAAATGAGTACTGTCAAAGAGCATCTACTATTAGCCGCTATCATGGGTCAGGATGTTTCGATAGCCAGACTGATTCCGCCAGCGGTGCATCACGCTTTGGATCAGGTGGATCAATGGCAGGATCATCAGACGTTACTGGCGACGATTCCGGACAGTGAATTTTTTCAGATTCGTTTGTTTCAGATTTTTAAACTGCAAGGGAGATGGCCGCGTGCCGCAACTTGA
- a CDS encoding RecQ family ATP-dependent DNA helicase — MPQLETLLADHFGFYHFRPGQKAIIQAILAGQDTLGILPTGSGKSLCYQLPTIIKAKPTLIIEPLIALMHDQVGRLQAAGEKRVLALSGQIAPNVFPEVLRNLGQYRYLFISPEMLQRADVLAALKRLDLGLFVVDEAHCISQWGPDFRPAYLQLGQVRSQLHVDAVLALTATAPERVRTDILTQLGMQNPVTIAGSVDRPNIFLGVDVCSNEEAKHQELQHIMAANIGSTIVYCPTRAASENLTGELQKGGTAAAFYHAGLDQHQRDLIQRQFQSDQLQVICATSAFGMGIDKANVRLVVHLHVPESLEAYYQAIGRAGRDGAPSLAAMVVTQDDLKRSQALAGMLPDQTMIQTIFAHPEIYRNFDDPQVSLIEAYITAGFSLLQTQQQLEKRMTEKQNSFTAMAAFVNASGCRRALLLKHFDSPVPAHGSFCCGRVTSDVLQIFVTEKRHQTTQPTHWQAVFRQIFR, encoded by the coding sequence GTGCCGCAACTTGAAACTTTATTGGCCGACCATTTCGGCTTTTACCATTTTCGGCCCGGACAAAAGGCAATTATTCAGGCAATCTTAGCAGGGCAGGATACTTTGGGGATACTGCCAACCGGTAGCGGTAAGTCGCTTTGTTATCAGTTGCCAACGATCATCAAAGCAAAGCCGACGTTGATTATCGAGCCTTTAATTGCTTTGATGCATGATCAGGTCGGGCGGCTACAGGCGGCGGGTGAGAAGCGGGTCTTGGCTTTGTCGGGACAAATTGCCCCAAATGTGTTTCCTGAAGTTTTGCGAAATTTGGGTCAGTATCGCTATCTTTTCATCTCTCCGGAAATGTTGCAGCGTGCGGATGTATTGGCGGCACTCAAGCGACTTGATTTGGGCTTGTTTGTGGTTGATGAGGCGCATTGTATTTCTCAATGGGGTCCGGATTTTCGCCCGGCCTATTTACAGTTGGGACAAGTCCGAAGCCAATTACACGTTGATGCCGTTTTGGCACTCACGGCAACCGCTCCTGAACGGGTTCGCACAGATATTTTGACGCAATTGGGCATGCAAAACCCAGTCACCATTGCCGGTTCGGTTGATCGCCCGAATATTTTTCTCGGGGTTGATGTCTGTTCCAATGAGGAAGCAAAGCATCAGGAGCTTCAACATATTATGGCAGCAAACATTGGGTCAACGATTGTGTACTGTCCGACCCGAGCAGCATCTGAGAACCTGACCGGCGAATTGCAAAAAGGCGGGACGGCAGCCGCCTTTTATCATGCCGGATTGGACCAGCATCAGCGTGATTTGATTCAGCGGCAGTTTCAATCCGATCAGCTTCAGGTGATTTGCGCCACAAGTGCTTTTGGCATGGGCATCGATAAGGCAAATGTCCGCCTTGTCGTTCATTTACATGTACCCGAATCGCTTGAAGCGTATTACCAGGCAATCGGTCGCGCCGGACGTGATGGGGCGCCTAGTTTAGCGGCGATGGTGGTGACTCAGGATGACCTGAAACGCAGTCAGGCGCTGGCAGGGATGTTGCCTGACCAAACGATGATTCAGACTATTTTTGCCCACCCGGAGATTTATCGCAATTTTGATGACCCGCAAGTCAGCTTGATTGAAGCGTATATTACGGCCGGCTTTTCGCTGCTTCAAACGCAGCAGCAACTTGAGAAGCGAATGACGGAAAAACAGAATAGTTTTACGGCGATGGCAGCTTTTGTCAACGCATCCGGTTGTCGACGGGCGTTATTACTTAAGCACTTTGATTCACCGGTTCCGGCACATGGCTCATTTTGCTGCGGCCGAGTGACGTCGGACGTCTTACAAATTTTTGTCACAGAAAAAAGACATCAGACAACCCAGCCGACACACTGGCAAGCCGTTTTTAGGCAAATCTTTAGATAA